The following are encoded together in the Acidobacteriota bacterium genome:
- a CDS encoding efflux RND transporter permease subunit, which translates to MTPGGLGRSLPRLSLERRIGVLVVVGAVLVMGLVAALSLPIELIPSGYSSPFLRVTVPWRDAPPQEVLDKVTIPLEEELATIRGLENQYSFCAVGFSQVFLSFAHGTDMDVAYREVRDRIERARARLPEDVQQVFIRKDDDTQMPVAMVGVLVDEGTADTYNLIQNEVILKLERLPGVASVDAQGLLEREVLIELDRQRVEAAGLNIFEIAQDLQSDYFTLASGNVRAGDRKLLLRSVARYPAPQNVRDMLITDTVRLGDIASVSYDVPDDEFRVRVNGLPAYAIRVQKEGEANALDVAREVERVVEELAANPRLGAIEADVIMSSGEIIRDSMGVLLSSGRIGAIFAVIVLFFFLRRLRMSLIIAFSIPLSMVVAVVAMYFFGETFNVISLLGLMISVGLLVDNSVVVAENIHRLHQSGVARRQAALQGAGEIALAITTATLTTVIVFLPVSLVDGQGQFMLLRLVIPITVSLLASLVVALVVVPLAVYVTLPSRSPGETGPLRHARNASNVVLRGAYEASFGFLNRLYRGMLAYGLRRRLDVVLLLVAAMALTQVAASGRLEVVPMSEDDQAFFNVEVRLPRNMSFDETIEYFARAEEKIDGLREELDLEYLVFFHERTWGQIQGIMGTGADLKMREVTERVIDLMPEMPGVRFHTGFASEQETTDKALETLTLFGEDAEVLEDVATGVEDRLARVPGVLAVKKSADEAPNELALVLDRDLAMRQQVNPRTLAVMVGYALRGQALPRIYYGGRDIPVRIRFEEEDRQSLAELRDFSVPAESGEALAIGTLVDVRQQPSATRISRRDKQTARRITVELEEGRESEARRAVRAVAAQTDLPEGVAWARLVRNVAAEETRNLMIAALMSIAFVYLLMGFLFESFVLPVAILVTIPLASMGVTWIHLLAGRDLDFLGLVGLIILIGVVVNNGIVLLDSVNRLRAAGMERTEALLEAANRRFRPIMMTALTTIGGMVPLLFGQPTQMGLSYKSFALTLIGGMAAATLLTLLAVPVFYTLIEDGRAWLGRTLAGALAPRRGAHPVS; encoded by the coding sequence ATGACCCCAGGGGGATTGGGCAGGTCCCTGCCCCGGCTTTCCCTGGAGCGCCGCATCGGCGTCCTCGTGGTCGTCGGCGCGGTCCTGGTCATGGGGCTGGTCGCGGCCCTGTCGCTGCCCATCGAGCTGATCCCATCGGGCTACAGCTCGCCCTTCCTGCGGGTGACCGTCCCGTGGCGCGACGCGCCGCCTCAGGAGGTCCTGGACAAGGTCACGATCCCGCTGGAAGAGGAGCTGGCGACGATCCGCGGCCTCGAAAACCAGTACTCGTTCTGCGCCGTCGGCTTCAGCCAGGTCTTCCTGAGCTTCGCGCACGGGACGGACATGGACGTCGCCTACCGCGAGGTCAGGGATCGGATCGAACGCGCCCGGGCACGTCTGCCGGAGGATGTCCAGCAGGTCTTCATCCGCAAGGACGACGACACGCAGATGCCGGTGGCGATGGTCGGCGTCCTCGTCGACGAGGGGACGGCCGACACCTACAACCTGATCCAGAACGAGGTCATCCTGAAGCTGGAGCGGCTGCCCGGCGTGGCCTCGGTCGACGCCCAGGGCCTGCTGGAGCGGGAAGTGCTGATCGAACTCGACCGGCAGCGGGTCGAGGCGGCGGGCCTCAACATCTTCGAGATCGCCCAGGATCTGCAGTCGGACTACTTCACCCTGGCGTCGGGCAACGTCCGCGCCGGCGACCGCAAGCTGCTCCTGCGGTCAGTGGCGAGGTATCCGGCGCCCCAGAACGTCAGGGACATGTTGATCACCGACACGGTGCGACTGGGCGACATTGCCTCCGTTAGCTACGACGTGCCCGACGACGAGTTCCGGGTGCGGGTGAACGGCCTGCCCGCGTACGCGATCAGGGTGCAGAAGGAAGGCGAGGCGAACGCGCTGGACGTGGCCCGCGAGGTCGAACGCGTGGTCGAGGAACTGGCGGCGAATCCGCGCCTTGGGGCAATCGAGGCGGACGTGATCATGAGTTCGGGCGAGATCATCCGCGACTCCATGGGAGTGCTCCTGTCGAGCGGCCGGATCGGGGCGATCTTCGCGGTGATCGTGCTCTTCTTCTTCCTCCGCCGGCTGCGGATGAGCCTGATCATCGCCTTCTCGATCCCGCTCTCCATGGTCGTGGCGGTGGTCGCGATGTACTTCTTCGGCGAGACCTTCAACGTGATCTCGCTGCTCGGGCTCATGATCTCGGTCGGGCTCCTGGTCGACAACTCGGTCGTGGTGGCCGAGAACATTCATCGCCTGCACCAGAGCGGCGTGGCGCGCCGTCAGGCGGCGCTTCAGGGGGCCGGGGAGATCGCGCTGGCGATCACCACCGCCACCCTGACCACCGTGATCGTCTTCCTGCCGGTTTCGCTTGTGGACGGCCAGGGCCAGTTCATGCTGCTTCGGCTCGTGATCCCGATCACGGTCTCTCTGCTCGCTTCCCTGGTGGTGGCGCTGGTCGTCGTTCCGCTGGCGGTCTACGTCACGTTGCCGTCGCGGTCGCCCGGAGAGACGGGACCGTTGCGCCATGCCCGGAACGCGTCGAACGTCGTCCTGCGAGGGGCCTACGAGGCGAGCTTCGGCTTCCTGAATCGCCTCTATCGCGGCATGCTGGCCTACGGGCTGCGACGGCGACTCGACGTCGTCCTCCTCCTCGTGGCGGCGATGGCGCTCACCCAGGTCGCCGCCAGCGGCCGGCTCGAGGTCGTTCCCATGTCGGAGGACGACCAGGCGTTCTTCAACGTCGAGGTCCGGCTGCCGCGCAACATGTCGTTCGACGAGACGATCGAGTACTTCGCGCGCGCCGAGGAGAAGATCGACGGCTTGCGCGAGGAACTCGATCTCGAGTACCTCGTCTTCTTCCATGAGCGCACCTGGGGCCAGATCCAGGGGATCATGGGGACCGGCGCCGACCTGAAGATGCGCGAGGTCACCGAGCGGGTGATCGACCTGATGCCCGAGATGCCGGGCGTGCGCTTCCACACCGGTTTCGCCTCGGAGCAGGAGACGACCGACAAAGCGCTCGAGACGCTGACCCTGTTCGGCGAGGACGCCGAGGTCCTGGAAGACGTGGCGACCGGCGTCGAGGACCGGCTGGCCCGCGTCCCGGGTGTGCTGGCGGTCAAGAAGTCGGCCGACGAGGCCCCGAACGAACTCGCGCTGGTTCTGGACAGGGACCTGGCCATGCGCCAGCAGGTCAACCCGAGGACACTGGCGGTGATGGTCGGCTATGCGCTGCGCGGCCAGGCGCTGCCGCGGATCTACTACGGCGGCCGCGACATCCCGGTACGCATCCGCTTCGAGGAGGAGGACCGCCAGAGTCTCGCCGAACTCCGTGACTTCTCGGTGCCGGCCGAGAGCGGCGAGGCGCTCGCCATCGGCACCCTCGTCGACGTGCGTCAGCAGCCATCGGCTACCCGGATTTCGCGCCGCGACAAACAGACCGCGCGCCGGATCACGGTGGAGCTCGAAGAGGGCCGGGAGAGCGAGGCGCGGCGGGCGGTGCGCGCCGTCGCCGCGCAGACCGATCTGCCCGAAGGCGTGGCCTGGGCACGGCTGGTGCGCAACGTGGCCGCCGAAGAGACCCGGAACCTGATGATCGCGGCGCTCATGTCGATCGCCTTCGTCTACCTGCTGATGGGCTTCCTTTTTGAGAGCTTCGTGCTGCCCGTTGCGATCCTGGTCACGATTCCGCTTGCCAGCATGGGAGTCACCTGGATCCACCTGCTCGCCGGCCGCGACCTCGACTTCCTGGGCCTCGTGGGGCTGATCATCCTGATCGGGGTCGTCGTCAACAACGGGATCGTGCTCCTCGACTCGGTCAACCGGCTACGGGCCGCGGGCATGGAACGCACCGAGGCCCTGCTGGAAGCCGCCAACCGTCGCTTCCGGCCGATCATGATGACCGCGCTGACGACGATTGGCGGCATGGTGCCGCTGCTCTTCGGCCAGCCGACCCAGATGGGCCTGAGCTACAAGAGCTTCGCGCTGACCCTGATCGGCGGCATGGCCGCCGCGACCCTGCTGACCCTGCTCGCCGTGCCGGTCTTCTACACACTGATCGAGGACGGCCGGGCGTGGCTGGGGCGGACGCTTGCCGGCGCGCTCGCGCCGAGGCGGGGAGCGCATCCGGTGTCGTGA
- a CDS encoding TonB-dependent receptor: MKRTLALVAILVLFGLAPPSVADSPETGIVLGRAVDTNGAPMPGVAVTIAGDRGEKVAITGTEGGYRFALLTPGSYTVRGSLDGYRDAEAAVNVTPGARSEINLIMGLEAAGEITVTAEAPVINRFESTSAGTVTSDVATNVMSVNTNYYSSLALLPGVTSDGDLADEYPGSNGARWMEGAVFVDGVDTTYTRRGGSRMYLPHIAVSSTTLQSTTGGAEYGRAVGGITNVVTKSGTNRFHGDYFVHRQQGDWVSEYKSHPELAERWNCRRRAVVQPQNDWLRPSCQPDFFHRNEREKDYSDLTLQGSIGGPIARNKAWFFAAAADTNTFSSQETFSGDIVDNSAYVGSRIAKLNFQPSPSHALAAYYTTSPLDVTFVLGDVPSDRYTATPHEFGGELVTGSWNWSARSDLFLEFKLALHDSSEHKALNAGEGYDLESALAEKQQDPRYPANNQGPHSPGNNFHGYVGYRGGEQHWWNGWILDNGFGRNDYPRDQANARVTWFASDAHEALFGFDWQDVAWEQNLQRNNLYVGNVFDASSPSGFDSCSIIRIGYRLCYLEDYSPADLEGEPILHGTKSSNTAFFAQDRFSAGDHWTFNLGLRYEDQVHLNDVRRTVIDSQDLSPRIFAAYDFRADGRTLLSLSLGRAYQHLPQDLSNNHLLEGWNGTNAFDRFIYCDDLAAFFLRHVCRGVGYTGLIGKLRPGTMWRQIDAGVIPQVDIDPYFKDEIDLSLRWALNPRWYFQASAIYWTFENSIGTTEQRLPDGNYFRFTENYKDYEKVLGPLGVVDPEVLANFDEGRRTYRSLQLQLNRNFRNNWALFNNLTYADAKGHFWGGLFNNTNSDYGRNLDVVLTQGHIDGCAADQLVLEGGQPVIDANGNQIVKPYPVDCQAILEPFLGQAVSTIYRYGTARENNEYVWNSFGWKTWNLGNTGHSFTLGGSFSWRSGKPWQRQGGAFLGGCDNAFEGCDPEQAIVGRGTALFLEPRGTRDPFNPIWNLNLTGIWSFRIRGDFTGNLRVDATNVTNNQDGQRVNAQGEFGSSRYIDWQRPRRFSLSATFNF; encoded by the coding sequence ATGAAACGTACCCTGGCTCTGGTCGCAATTCTCGTTCTCTTCGGCCTGGCGCCGCCTTCTGTTGCGGACAGTCCCGAAACGGGGATCGTCCTTGGACGGGCGGTGGACACGAACGGGGCTCCGATGCCCGGCGTAGCAGTGACCATCGCTGGCGACCGCGGTGAGAAAGTGGCGATTACCGGCACCGAGGGCGGCTATCGCTTCGCTCTACTGACTCCGGGGTCGTACACGGTGAGGGGGAGCCTGGACGGCTATCGCGATGCGGAGGCGGCGGTCAACGTGACGCCGGGCGCTCGCTCCGAGATCAACCTCATCATGGGTCTTGAGGCAGCCGGAGAGATCACCGTTACGGCGGAAGCCCCCGTGATCAATCGCTTCGAGTCGACGTCAGCGGGCACCGTGACGTCCGACGTCGCGACGAACGTCATGTCCGTCAACACGAACTACTACAGCTCTTTGGCCCTGTTGCCTGGCGTGACATCGGACGGCGACTTGGCCGATGAGTATCCCGGGTCAAACGGTGCGCGCTGGATGGAAGGGGCCGTCTTCGTGGACGGAGTTGACACTACTTACACCCGTCGCGGTGGCTCGCGGATGTACCTGCCACACATCGCAGTCTCTTCGACCACGCTGCAATCGACGACCGGCGGCGCGGAGTACGGCCGTGCGGTCGGCGGCATCACCAACGTCGTGACCAAGTCGGGAACCAACCGGTTCCACGGCGACTACTTCGTTCATCGCCAGCAGGGCGACTGGGTTTCCGAGTACAAGTCCCATCCGGAGTTGGCAGAACGATGGAATTGCAGGCGTCGCGCTGTCGTGCAACCCCAGAACGACTGGCTCCGGCCGTCGTGTCAGCCGGACTTCTTCCATCGGAACGAACGGGAGAAGGACTACTCGGACCTCACATTGCAGGGCTCGATCGGTGGCCCGATTGCCCGTAACAAGGCCTGGTTCTTCGCAGCCGCGGCCGATACCAACACGTTCAGCAGCCAGGAGACCTTCAGCGGCGATATCGTGGACAACAGCGCCTACGTGGGCAGCCGGATCGCGAAGCTGAACTTCCAGCCGAGTCCGTCGCACGCGCTAGCTGCGTACTACACGACCTCGCCGCTCGATGTCACCTTTGTTCTCGGCGACGTTCCTTCCGACCGCTACACGGCTACGCCGCACGAGTTTGGCGGCGAACTGGTGACGGGAAGCTGGAACTGGAGTGCGCGCTCCGACCTGTTCCTCGAGTTCAAGCTCGCTCTCCACGACTCCAGCGAGCACAAGGCTCTCAACGCCGGCGAAGGCTATGACCTGGAGTCCGCGCTCGCGGAGAAACAGCAGGATCCGCGCTACCCCGCCAACAACCAGGGACCCCACAGCCCCGGCAACAACTTCCACGGCTACGTCGGATATCGGGGAGGCGAACAGCATTGGTGGAACGGTTGGATTCTGGACAACGGTTTCGGCCGCAACGACTATCCACGTGATCAGGCGAACGCTCGTGTGACCTGGTTTGCGAGTGATGCGCACGAAGCCCTCTTCGGCTTCGACTGGCAGGATGTCGCCTGGGAACAGAACCTGCAGCGAAACAACCTCTACGTGGGGAACGTGTTCGACGCCTCGAGCCCGTCCGGTTTCGATAGCTGCAGCATTATCCGCATCGGCTACCGCCTCTGCTATCTGGAGGACTACAGCCCGGCCGACCTCGAGGGAGAGCCGATACTCCACGGCACGAAGTCGTCCAACACGGCCTTCTTCGCTCAGGACCGGTTCTCAGCCGGGGATCATTGGACGTTCAACCTCGGACTCCGGTACGAAGACCAGGTCCACCTGAACGACGTCAGGCGCACCGTCATCGATTCCCAGGACCTCTCGCCGAGGATCTTCGCCGCGTACGACTTCCGAGCCGACGGTCGGACTCTGCTAAGCCTGAGTCTCGGCCGGGCGTACCAGCACCTGCCGCAGGATCTCTCCAACAACCATCTCCTGGAAGGTTGGAACGGTACGAATGCCTTCGACCGATTCATCTACTGCGACGATCTTGCGGCTTTCTTTCTCAGGCATGTGTGCAGGGGAGTTGGTTACACCGGGCTGATCGGCAAGCTGCGCCCCGGCACGATGTGGCGCCAGATTGACGCGGGTGTCATTCCTCAAGTGGATATCGACCCCTACTTCAAGGATGAGATCGATCTGAGTCTGCGGTGGGCGTTGAACCCCAGGTGGTACTTCCAGGCCAGCGCAATCTACTGGACTTTCGAGAACTCCATCGGCACAACCGAGCAGAGACTTCCCGACGGGAACTACTTCCGGTTCACGGAAAACTACAAGGACTACGAGAAGGTCCTCGGTCCACTCGGCGTCGTAGATCCGGAGGTGCTGGCTAACTTCGATGAAGGAAGGCGGACCTACAGGTCGCTGCAGCTTCAACTGAACCGGAATTTCAGGAACAACTGGGCGCTTTTCAACAACCTGACGTACGCCGACGCCAAGGGCCACTTCTGGGGCGGTCTGTTCAACAACACGAACTCGGACTACGGGCGGAACCTCGATGTAGTCCTGACCCAAGGGCACATCGATGGTTGCGCGGCGGACCAGCTCGTGCTGGAGGGCGGCCAGCCGGTCATTGACGCGAACGGCAACCAGATCGTGAAGCCGTACCCGGTAGATTGCCAGGCGATCCTGGAGCCGTTCCTCGGTCAGGCAGTGTCCACGATCTACCGCTACGGTACGGCACGGGAGAACAACGAGTACGTGTGGAACAGCTTCGGCTGGAAGACCTGGAACCTCGGCAACACAGGCCACTCGTTCACTTTGGGCGGTTCCTTCTCCTGGCGTTCCGGCAAACCCTGGCAGCGCCAGGGCGGGGCATTTCTAGGAGGCTGCGACAACGCGTTTGAAGGCTGCGACCCGGAGCAGGCGATCGTGGGTCGAGGCACAGCACTCTTCCTGGAGCCGCGTGGGACCCGAGACCCGTTCAATCCGATCTGGAATCTCAACCTCACCGGAATATGGAGCTTCCGTATCCGGGGGGACTTCACCGGGAATCTCCGTGTCGATGCCACCAATGTGACGAACAACCAGGACGGCCAGCGAGTCAACGCTCAGGGTGAGTTCGGTTCGTCGCGTTACATTGACTGGCAGCGTCCCCGACGGTTCTCGCTGTCTGCGACGTTTAACTTCTAG
- a CDS encoding VWA domain-containing protein, with protein MSMKPNLPGLRAAATVTCLLTALPAAAQDSPLPDLFSDVIDVRVVNVEVVVTDRSGNRIRGLQPGDFELRVDRRPVAVDYFTEVDEGRALEASDEGVGNVPALTPDEPVGTSYLVFIDDLFAIKQRRNRVLNRLEQDLVQLDPADRVAVVAHDGRELVLITDWTGDRADIETALLEARKRRPYGLLYRHGMGSERGDKTRRSVMAAAGAVRSFANAPGRKVMLLLIEGWTTVSDTWNFRSAYAAASGGVTLDRLYGPLVNAANLVGYSLYPIDTPGFQGSPGPPIAGFGAAGVAPVFTGAIGGYASWWAVPERRFHNVLQFLAEETGGLPMINSFSKKALAETAADTRSYYWLGFEPPRNEDDRLHDIAVRLPGHPDLRVRTREHYLDMSRATEVGMLVEGALLLGGSPGAESLEVSFGEPKKAGFRQLDVPMTIAFPLEDVELLPVNGQWMNELEFRIRLMNKWGDQAAPPAVKIPVVIPKEPARGDFFIFEMDLKIRKREHRFVAAVYDPLTGELLSTRGTVGPR; from the coding sequence ATGAGCATGAAGCCGAACCTGCCAGGACTCCGCGCCGCGGCGACTGTCACATGCCTGCTGACCGCGCTACCGGCGGCCGCGCAGGACAGTCCGCTGCCGGACCTGTTCTCCGACGTGATTGACGTCCGCGTGGTCAACGTCGAAGTCGTCGTGACGGACAGGAGCGGAAACCGCATCCGGGGACTCCAGCCGGGAGACTTCGAACTCCGCGTAGACCGCCGGCCCGTGGCGGTCGACTACTTCACGGAGGTCGACGAGGGCCGGGCGCTGGAAGCGTCCGACGAAGGCGTCGGCAACGTTCCCGCCCTGACTCCGGACGAGCCGGTCGGCACGAGCTACCTCGTCTTCATCGACGACCTGTTCGCCATCAAGCAGCGCAGGAACCGCGTGCTGAACCGCCTCGAACAGGACCTCGTCCAGCTCGACCCCGCCGACCGCGTCGCCGTCGTGGCCCACGACGGCCGGGAACTCGTGTTGATCACGGACTGGACCGGCGACCGCGCCGACATCGAGACCGCGCTGCTGGAGGCAAGGAAACGAAGGCCGTACGGTCTGCTGTACCGGCACGGCATGGGCTCGGAGCGAGGCGACAAAACCCGGCGATCGGTGATGGCCGCCGCCGGCGCCGTGCGCAGCTTTGCCAACGCGCCGGGCCGCAAGGTCATGCTGTTGCTGATCGAGGGGTGGACCACCGTGTCCGACACCTGGAACTTCAGGTCGGCCTACGCGGCGGCGTCCGGCGGGGTAACACTCGACCGGCTCTACGGGCCTCTCGTGAACGCCGCGAACCTGGTCGGCTACAGCCTCTACCCGATCGATACTCCCGGCTTCCAGGGCTCGCCAGGTCCTCCGATCGCCGGCTTCGGTGCGGCAGGCGTGGCGCCAGTCTTCACCGGCGCCATCGGAGGGTACGCAAGCTGGTGGGCGGTACCCGAGCGGCGATTCCACAACGTCCTCCAGTTTCTGGCCGAAGAGACGGGTGGCCTGCCGATGATCAACTCCTTCAGCAAGAAGGCCCTCGCGGAGACGGCGGCGGACACCCGCTCCTACTACTGGCTCGGCTTCGAACCTCCCCGCAACGAAGACGACCGGCTTCACGACATCGCCGTGCGGCTACCCGGCCACCCCGACCTCCGGGTGAGAACACGGGAGCACTATCTGGACATGTCCAGGGCGACCGAGGTGGGGATGCTGGTCGAGGGCGCCCTGCTGCTCGGCGGTTCCCCCGGCGCCGAATCGCTCGAAGTCAGCTTCGGCGAGCCGAAGAAGGCGGGATTCCGGCAGCTCGACGTACCGATGACGATTGCGTTTCCCCTTGAAGACGTGGAACTGCTGCCCGTGAACGGCCAGTGGATGAACGAACTGGAGTTCAGGATCCGCCTGATGAACAAGTGGGGCGACCAGGCGGCGCCGCCCGCGGTGAAGATCCCGGTGGTCATCCCGAAGGAACCCGCGCGCGGCGACTTCTTCATCTTCGAGATGGACCTCAAGATCCGCAAGCGCGAACATCGTTTCGTCGCGGCGGTCTACGACCCGCTGACCGGCGAGCTGCTGTCGACGAGAGGCACCGTCGGGCCGAGGTAG
- a CDS encoding VWA domain-containing protein produces MSPFRFGTAFTTALVLAALPATAQESSLPDLFSDSVDVRVVNVEVVVTDRKGNRIRGLEPDDFELLVDRQPVRIAYFTEVDEGYARTAGGDGVADVPSLAHNAPVGTNYLIFVDDLSAIRGRRNRVLSRLDQDLRLLNPADRAAIVAFDGTGVSRLTDWTNSHYQLRTALLEAQMRPTFGRQSAEATRRAVMAATATIRSVTRGPGRKVMLLLADSWSAPSAVWDVLGSGLARPNIDSLYSPLVHAANRVGYSLYPVDVAGLQYRQRSYGRLPPIPPGGYYAYSGGDTRGSTMYPPPWPSMQALMIGSYEERQHDVLRFLADETGGRPMLNAFRSKALSETVADTRSYYWLGFDAPQSRDDELHDIRVRLVGQRKLRVRSREHYLDMSKSTEIDMRLEASMLFGNAPGADPLAVRLGTPRKAGFLRVSVPVEVVVPLDELTLLPMDGKWMNEFEFRISAVDKWDIHSRKLVQKVPVVRSEAPAPGETFVYETDLRLRKREYRYVAAVYDPLTDRTLVSARGVVNPRPGRP; encoded by the coding sequence TTGTCCCCATTCAGATTCGGCACGGCTTTCACGACCGCACTGGTCCTGGCCGCGCTCCCCGCAACTGCCCAGGAATCGTCGCTGCCGGATCTGTTCTCCGACTCGGTCGACGTTCGCGTCGTCAACGTCGAGGTCGTTGTCACGGACAGGAAGGGGAACCGGATTCGCGGACTCGAGCCAGACGACTTTGAGCTCCTCGTGGACCGCCAGCCGGTGCGCATCGCGTACTTCACCGAGGTCGACGAGGGTTACGCGAGGACCGCCGGCGGCGACGGCGTCGCGGACGTACCGTCTCTGGCGCACAACGCGCCGGTCGGTACGAACTACCTGATCTTCGTGGACGACCTGTCGGCCATCCGCGGACGCCGCAACCGGGTGCTGAGCCGCCTGGACCAGGATCTCCGCCTGCTGAACCCGGCGGACCGCGCGGCGATCGTCGCGTTCGACGGAACGGGCGTCTCCCGGCTGACGGACTGGACGAACTCCCACTACCAGCTCCGCACCGCGCTCCTGGAAGCGCAGATGCGGCCGACGTTCGGCCGCCAGAGCGCCGAAGCCACCAGGCGCGCCGTCATGGCGGCCACGGCAACCATACGAAGCGTCACCCGTGGACCGGGCCGCAAGGTGATGCTCCTGCTGGCGGATAGCTGGAGCGCCCCGAGCGCGGTTTGGGATGTCCTGGGTTCGGGACTCGCCAGACCGAACATCGACAGCCTGTACAGCCCGCTGGTCCATGCCGCCAACCGGGTCGGCTACAGCCTCTACCCCGTCGACGTTGCGGGTCTGCAGTACAGGCAACGTTCCTACGGGCGACTCCCACCGATTCCCCCGGGCGGTTACTACGCCTACTCAGGGGGCGACACGCGCGGCAGCACAATGTACCCGCCGCCATGGCCGTCGATGCAGGCGCTCATGATCGGCTCGTACGAGGAGCGGCAACACGACGTTCTTCGCTTCCTCGCCGACGAAACGGGAGGGCGGCCAATGCTCAACGCCTTCCGCAGCAAGGCGCTCAGCGAGACCGTGGCGGACACACGCTCGTACTACTGGCTCGGCTTCGACGCTCCGCAGAGCCGGGACGACGAGCTGCACGACATCAGGGTGCGGCTGGTCGGACAAAGGAAACTCCGCGTGCGGTCCCGCGAGCACTACCTGGACATGTCGAAGAGCACAGAGATCGACATGCGCCTCGAGGCGTCGATGCTCTTCGGCAACGCTCCCGGCGCCGACCCCCTGGCGGTGCGCCTGGGGACGCCCCGAAAGGCCGGATTCCTCAGGGTCTCCGTCCCGGTGGAAGTAGTCGTCCCGCTCGATGAGCTGACCCTGCTGCCCATGGATGGGAAGTGGATGAACGAGTTCGAGTTCCGGATCTCGGCGGTGGATAAATGGGACATCCATTCCAGGAAGCTGGTTCAGAAGGTCCCTGTGGTCAGGTCCGAGGCGCCGGCGCCGGGCGAGACCTTTGTGTATGAGACGGACCTCCGCCTGCGAAAGCGCGAGTACCGATACGTCGCGGCCGTCTACGATCCGCTCACGGACAGGACGCTGGTGTCGGCCCGCGGGGTTGTCAACCCCAGACCGGGCCGACCATGA